From a single Adhaeribacter swui genomic region:
- the cmoA gene encoding carboxy-S-adenosyl-L-methionine synthase CmoA → MSSEEKTGKDEVFKDEINKVSDFKFSAKVAGVFDDMVNRSVPFYGEMQRMTAELAADFVQPGTNVYDLGCSTGTTMLGMNTLIPPDIKFIGVDDAVEMLEKCDSKLKEAGFERPYDLQVADLNVNVDIQNASVVVLCLTLQFVRPIFREKLVKTILNGLVPGGALILVEKILAEDSVFNREFIKYYYNHKRRNQYSELEISQKREALENVLIPYKLSENIHMLRDAGFAHCEVFFKWYNFSGLIAVKK, encoded by the coding sequence ATGTCTTCAGAAGAAAAAACGGGAAAAGACGAAGTTTTTAAAGACGAAATCAACAAAGTTTCGGATTTTAAATTTAGCGCCAAAGTGGCCGGCGTATTCGACGATATGGTAAACCGGTCGGTACCTTTTTACGGCGAAATGCAACGCATGACCGCCGAACTAGCCGCCGATTTTGTGCAACCGGGTACCAACGTGTACGACCTGGGCTGCTCTACGGGCACCACCATGTTGGGCATGAACACCCTGATACCACCCGACATTAAATTTATTGGCGTTGACGATGCCGTAGAAATGTTGGAAAAATGCGATTCTAAATTAAAAGAAGCCGGTTTCGAAAGACCTTACGATTTGCAGGTAGCCGATTTAAACGTAAACGTCGATATTCAGAATGCCTCGGTGGTAGTGCTTTGCTTAACCCTGCAATTTGTGCGGCCTATTTTCCGCGAGAAATTAGTAAAAACTATTCTGAATGGCTTAGTGCCCGGTGGCGCTTTAATTCTGGTGGAGAAAATTCTGGCCGAAGACAGCGTATTTAATCGGGAGTTTATTAAATACTATTACAACCACAAACGGCGCAACCAATACAGCGAGTTAGAAATATCGCAAAAACGCGAAGCATTGGAAAATGTGTTGATTCCTTATAAATTATCCGAAAACATTCACATGCTGCGCGATGCGGGCTTTGCGCACTGCGAGGTATTTTTTAAATGGTATAATTTTTCGGGCCTGATTGCGGTAAAAAAATAA
- a CDS encoding methyltransferase family protein, whose translation MVTIGNFFFKYRNLLFIFLYLALFIPSPDIFTPQMFGDNYYWWPIILGLTITIAGQVIRGATIGLAYIIRGGKDKKVYAEELVTQGIFNHCRNPLYVGNILMLLGVGILSNSLIYVGILIPLFLFIYQAIVLAEENFLRNKFGTQFDAYCSRVNRWIPNLKGISKTFEGMYFNANRWILKEYNTQFVWLVGITLILLFNYPQLTNFNEETRNSILYIILPVLLVVYLFVKYLKKTGKMVA comes from the coding sequence ATGGTAACCATAGGTAATTTCTTTTTTAAATACCGCAATTTATTATTTATCTTTTTGTATCTGGCCTTGTTTATTCCCTCGCCGGATATTTTTACACCCCAAATGTTCGGGGATAATTATTACTGGTGGCCGATTATTCTGGGATTAACTATAACCATTGCGGGCCAGGTCATCCGGGGCGCTACTATTGGTTTAGCATATATTATCCGGGGCGGGAAAGACAAAAAAGTATACGCCGAAGAATTGGTTACGCAAGGTATTTTTAATCATTGCCGCAACCCGTTGTACGTGGGTAATATTCTCATGCTCTTGGGAGTAGGTATTTTATCAAACTCGCTTATTTACGTGGGTATCCTGATTCCGCTGTTTTTATTTATTTACCAGGCTATTGTGCTGGCCGAAGAAAATTTTTTACGGAACAAATTCGGTACGCAATTCGATGCTTATTGTAGCCGGGTAAACCGCTGGATTCCGAATCTAAAAGGAATAAGTAAAACTTTTGAAGGCATGTACTTTAACGCTAACCGCTGGATTTTAAAAGAATACAATACCCAATTTGTGTGGCTGGTAGGTATTACATTAATCTTACTTTTTAATTACCCGCAGCTTACCAATTTTAACGAAGAAACCCGCAATAGTATATTGTACATTATTCTGCCGGTATTATTAGTGGTTTACCTTTTTGTTAAATATTTAAAAAAAACCGGTAAAATGGTAGCCTAG
- a CDS encoding manganese catalase family protein — protein MFYHDKRLQYKVKVDKPNPAFARMLQQAIGGIEGEIRVCLQYLFQAWGTRGPVKYRDMLLETGTEEIGHIEMLATAVALNLEGAPMSLKDEMAKDSMIGAILGGMDPRHILSSGLAALATDANGVPFNGSWVVGSGNIAANMLANVNAEASGRVLATRLWEMTDDLGMKDMLSFLIARDTMHQNQWMAVIEELGGLNGAFPVPNSFPQSSENQDFNYTFVSTNIADGTTPEGRWTSGPSIDGKGQFTVQPIQPLGDEPQLAPPDPRGHAQTEEMMGPLGTVMGKIKDAID, from the coding sequence ATGTTTTACCACGATAAACGATTGCAGTACAAAGTAAAAGTAGACAAACCAAATCCGGCATTTGCCCGCATGTTACAACAAGCTATTGGCGGCATCGAAGGCGAAATCCGGGTGTGTTTGCAGTATTTGTTTCAAGCCTGGGGCACCCGCGGACCGGTAAAATACCGCGATATGTTGCTGGAAACCGGCACCGAAGAAATTGGCCACATTGAAATGCTCGCCACGGCCGTAGCCCTGAATTTAGAAGGGGCGCCCATGAGTTTAAAAGACGAGATGGCCAAAGACAGCATGATTGGAGCGATATTAGGCGGTATGGACCCGCGCCACATTTTATCGAGTGGTTTAGCGGCTTTAGCAACCGATGCTAACGGCGTACCATTTAATGGTTCGTGGGTTGTAGGTTCGGGTAATATTGCCGCCAATATGCTAGCCAACGTAAATGCCGAAGCCAGTGGCCGGGTATTGGCTACCCGCCTCTGGGAAATGACTGATGACCTAGGCATGAAAGACATGCTTTCGTTTTTAATTGCCCGCGACACCATGCACCAAAACCAATGGATGGCCGTGATTGAAGAATTAGGCGGACTAAATGGGGCATTCCCGGTACCTAACAGCTTTCCGCAAAGCTCCGAAAACCAGGATTTCAACTATACTTTTGTTTCTACCAACATTGCCGACGGCACTACGCCCGAAGGCCGCTGGACATCCGGACCTTCTATTGATGGTAAAGGTCAGTTTACTGTTCAACCCATCCAGCCGCTGGGCGATGAGCCGCAATTAGCACCACCTGACCCGCGTGGCCACGCTCAAACCGAAGAGATGATGGGGCCCTTGGGCACTGTAATGGGCAAAATAAAAGATGCGATTGATTAG